The Acidimicrobiia bacterium genome window below encodes:
- the rpsG gene encoding 30S ribosomal protein S7 produces MPRKGPASRRELRPDPIHQSVLVTQFINKVLQRGKRSTAERIVYDALAIVEEKTGSEPVGTLKRAVDNVRPQLEVRSRRVGGATYQVPVEVRPRRASTLAIRWLVGYGRDRRERSMAERLANEILDASNGIGASVKRREDLQKMAESNKAFAHYRW; encoded by the coding sequence GCCCCGCAAGGGACCCGCCAGTCGGCGCGAGCTCCGGCCCGATCCGATCCACCAGTCGGTGCTCGTCACCCAGTTCATCAACAAGGTGTTGCAGCGGGGCAAGCGCTCAACCGCCGAGCGCATCGTGTACGACGCCCTGGCGATCGTCGAGGAGAAGACGGGGTCCGAGCCGGTGGGCACGCTCAAGCGGGCGGTCGACAACGTCCGGCCCCAGCTCGAGGTCCGGAGCCGTCGGGTGGGCGGCGCGACCTATCAGGTCCCCGTCGAGGTCCGACCCCGACGCGCCTCGACCCTGGCGATTCGCTGGCTCGTCGGCTACGGGCGTGATCGGCGCGAGCGCTCCATGGCCGAACGGCTGGCCAACGAGATCCTCGATGCCAGCAACGGGATCGGTGCGTCGGTCAAGCGACGCGAAGATCTCCAGAAGATGGCCGAGTCGAACAAGGCCTTCGCCCACTACCGCTGGTAG